AACTAGAAGGTAGCTTGTAAGGAAGTTATTTGGTttgtttgtatttttcGTTTCCCGACCGTTTTCCTTCCATTTCTGTTTTCGAAcccttttattttttatctgtGGTTTAAACAGCCTGTCACCAGTAGCCTTTTGATTGTTTGTTTGTCTTTTTTAAGATTATCAATTTTATTCAAATCTCTTCTTAACCATTAATAATTTAGCCtatcttttcttccctttttttgctCTACTTTAGCTGTACACCATTTTCCATACTGTGTTTCTAGGATAGAATAAGTATCTGTACTACCTCACCTTTCCTACCATCCTCTTTTCCACCTAATCACACATTACAACTAAACACAAGATCAACGAAAATTTCTAAATGGATATCGAGCCTACTTTTAAAGGGTacattgaagatgaagatgacgctTTGCTTATTCTCCAAGCGACTTTGGACGGTAAGTTGAAACATATACCAAGAAGGCCttatgaaattgaaagacCTTATTTGATTGTATCCGGCAGCATATTCgttttcattgaagaaatatcaGGGATCAAGAGATGGACTGACGGCGTTTCCTGGTCTCCATCGAGAATATCAGGcaagtttttgatataCAAAGAGCTCGACAAGGAAAACACCAATTCTAATGCTAATATTACTGTTAATGCTGGTGTTACTGCCAATGCTAATGCTAGTTCTAATTCTAATTCTAATGCTAGTGCTAGTGCTAATGCTAATGCGACTTCGAGTGGTAATACAGATTCTTCCGTCATTCCGAATGGGACTTCCGGTGTAAGGAATAATTCTTCATCGAAGATCAAGCTACCTCCTTTGAAGAATCATCAATTTGATTTACCGCCCACTATGAATCATTCAAGTTTTGAATCAGAACAAGACTCCTCTGTTTCTCCATCAAACCGTTCGAATCTACCACTGAAATATACCGGTTTAGtgaaaaagacaatatcAGTGAAGTTGAAGAGACCTCCATTTAATTCCATTGAGAATTTACATATTGTCTCCTATTATTCTGTAAAAgatataaaacaaaactgTTTACTCACCCCTAAAACTTCtccttttttgaaagatataaGACCTTCACAGGAACTGATTGTTGCCATGGAAAACACAACTTTGGGTAATGTGAAAAATAATTCCGTCACCAATGGGAACAGttctaataatataaaCAATAAGAGCAACTCTTCAACTCCCCTAAATGCTGTTATTTCcacaaataataatagtactAATATAAGTGCTGCTGGCAGTAACCAATTTACTAGTGCAAAcaaaaattattattataaaaatgatgaaagcTCTGGCTACCCGATCACTCAATTTGCTCCCGCGTTGCCATCAACAACTTTAATGTATACAACCAATACGCCTTATATCACTCAATCACCTGATAATACTAACAATACTGGTATGAATGCACatactaataataatactaatagcaatagtaacaataacagtaatagcagtaataataatattaataataataataataataataataataattttaaTAACAACACAGGGAACAATAATAATCCAAATAGATTTCCCAATGGCTCCTTTGCTTATAACACTACTGGTGACTTCATTAATCCGCCACAACAAGGACAAATTTCTTATCCATTCTATTATACAACCATTCCGATAAGTAATTCCAATTATTATACCACGCAACCCCCAAATCCCGTAGCGAACAATTCAACGAATGATAACCAGAGTTATCCTACTCCTTCGACACAGCACCCTTATTATGGCCATTCTACCGAAAATCAATCAGCATCAGCAACCACGGGCGCTTCTGGCGCTCCTGCTACAACCGAAAATGTGCTACCCATGTCCAATATGCAGCCACTACTCCACCAGGCCAATAATAATGCAAACTCTGCTTCTTCTGCAGCTCCCTATCCGGTGTATTCTATGAACGTCAATGTTCCTTATTACAATTCCTCTACTTCTGCATACAAAAGAGTACAAGAAAATACTACTACAAATTCAAACGCGGAACCATCTGGAGCTACAAGCGCAAATTCAGGTGCTATACTATCAAATCCTGCATATGCTAACTCTCAACAATATACCCCATCGCAGGTGTATTACCAAGGGTTCCCCCAGTATGCTATGGCCAGTGCTCAGAATTCATCGATATATCAACATCAACACTCTTTGCCCACAGTGTATCCAATAACAACGTCTCAACAGAATATAATAAACTCTAGTCACGTTTTGAATACCATTGGATCTGATCCTCaacatcatcattatcagcAAGATGCTAACGATCATAAGAATTTTGCCATGGGACATAGTAACAACAACATCTTGAATATCACTAATAGTGATACGATGAACAACCTCAATACAAACGCTTCAACTACCACACAATAAGTCAATATATTTTAAAAAGTACTTcgattttcttcttttcttttccctGTCTTAAGCATTGGGTTTACtcatgaaaatgaaatcatttttccatttataattttttatatatacttGCTTCTTTACGTAATCATGCCTTTAAtttcatttcatttatCTATGGATAAATTTGTAACTGTTTGACAGCATAAATTACTTTTTCTGACGCAGCTCTTTCTCAGCATTTTTTACGGGAGTTACTTTCGTGTATGATCTATTAAAATGGTGTTAAAAATGACCTCGATACCCCCGCTGGTGGAAAAAgaactgaagaagataagCAAATGCGTATATAAgtcaataaaaatacaatcTGGCGCACACCGAAACAATTATCCTTAGATTTACCTTCACTGTTTGATGAAGAGTGGAGCCCTCACTACTACTATATAATGAATAATGGAGACAACAAATCGATATTAGAAAACTCAAATAATTCGTTACTAGCTAATGAAGATTGTGCAACTCCCACAACACTAGAAGGGTTAAAAAGGAATGCCGACCCTAGAATTGCTGCAATTTCAGGTGCTTTATCTGGTGCACTCTCTGCAATGTTAGTATGTCCTTTTGATGTTGCAAAAACAAGGTTACAAGCACAGGGTCTCCAAAATATGAGCCATCAGAGTCAACATTATACGGGTTTCTTTGGCACATTTGCAactattttcaaagatgaAGGTGCCGCTGGGCTTTATAAAGGTCTGCAACCAACGGTTTTAGGTTACATTCCTACCTTGATGATTTACTTTTCCGTCTATGACTTCTGTAGAAAATATTCGGTCGATATTTTCCCACATAGTCTATTTCTTTCGAATGCCTCCTCTGCAATTACTGCAGGTGCCATCTCTACGATTGCAACAAATCCGATTTGGGTAGTAAAAACAAGACTTATGCTACAAACAGGCATTGGTGAATATTCCACCCATTATAAAGGTACCATAGATACATTTAAGAAGATAGTTCAACAAGAGGGTATCAAGGCTCTTTATGCTGGTTTAGTACCAGCTCTTTTAGGAATGCTAAACGTCGCCGTTCAATTTCCCCTAtatgaaaatttaaaaatCAGGTTCAAGTATTCAGAATCGACTGACCTGTCAACAGATGTTACAAGCTCAAACTTTCAGAAATTAATATTAGCGTCTATGTTATCTAAAATGGTAGCATCTACAGTGACCTACCCTCACGAAATACTTCGAACGCGAATGCAGTTGAAGTCTGATCTTCCAAATACTGTACAACGTCATCTCCTTCCATTGATTAAAATTACGTATAAGCAAGAGGGTTTCGCTGGATTTTATTCTGGATTTGCTACTAATTTAGTAAGGACAGTACCTTCTGCTGTAGTAACATTGGTGTCGTTTGAATACTCTAAGAAATACCTAGCTGCTTTTTTCAGTCAAGTGGAGTAATAAAAGTACATGGTACAGAATTAACGTTTCAAGAAACAGGACGTTTCGCAATACCTTTCACCAGATAAACTTCATTTCATCTATATACTTTACCTCATCTTAGATTTCGCATAAAGAAAGTTATCTGTTTAAATCTATTATTATGTTATATAATTTAGTAGGAATACTGTTGAATGATATATTCAGAGTTCTCTTGAGAAAGATACGTTAAAACAACTAAACATaaaatgattttttttgtaaagaaaTGGCATAAGTACTTGTATTTGAAGACAATAATTCGCCCCAATAgttattttatttaaaaatgCCCTAGGATTGTAATAAACCCGGAAGACTTTCTGATGAAAAGCTGGCTTTTAAGCAGGGACTAAGTCTACTTCATACGTGTAATGACTATCTTACATGCAAGTTAATCTCAAGTCAAAGACATCGAGTTTTCTAAAGGATGTTTGGTGTATGTAAGGCCGTCTGCGCTAATGTTCTCAAAATTAGTTTCAATTGAAGGGCCGcttcttttgttaattGTTGGGGGCAGAAATCTTATCGAATTGGATGAGTTGCCATTATGAAATTGAAACGGTGCTAAAGAATCATTTCGTGACTCACATTTCCCACCATAGGTATTTAGGTTATCCGTTCGTAACTCATCCTGttccaaaaaagaagaagacaagTCATCTTCTTGACCACCTGTTGCACCTGTTGCACCTGTTTCATCAGCTTCACCAGCAGCAACAATAGGGTTTGGAGACAACTTACGCAGAAAATCGAAAAGAAGTGGATAGTGGGCTTCATTTATTGAGTCATTCTTAAGTAATTGTGCTTTCTTCGGGAGATTAGCATCCAATGCAACAAAACTGTTAACAATATCTGTAACAGTACCATCGATAGATGTGAGTCGTTCATTTAATGAatcaatcttttttttagcatTAGTTAGTAGACGGTCATTTCCGTTAATGCAATTAGTAGAAGCTCTTTGCTTTGAAACATTCCTATAGATATGTTCCACTTTTCttaaagattttttaaGTTGAAGTTCAATCAGTTGCATCTGATTGCATTCCTCATCAATATCCTTACTGACAACTTGATAGATGGAAAGAATGTCTTTTTTAACTTGCAGTAACTCATGCTTAGTACTATTGAAAATAGCAGCCTGTGTTAACTTTTTATGAGATGAAAGGGGAGGTAAGCCCTTCAAATCCTCGTAAAAAGAACTGCTCGCGACGGCATCAAACTCTATTTTTGGCTTCCATTTTAGTATACTTTTAGTCAAATCTGCCACCATATTGCACGCTTTCCTACTCTTCCTATTGATTCGACTAGGCCGTGCATTAAAATTATTCCTTGTGCATTGTCATATTTTAAGGAAAACAATCGCTCCGGACAACgaaagtgaaaataatCAATACTTGCATATCAAATGAAGAGAAGCTTAAAAAACccaaatgaaaagaaaaagcgaCAGCAATAGTATTGCGAGAGTCTAAGAGATGTGGAACTTACTAAAAGCTTTTTTCCTAGTATTTGGGGGCTGCTGTTCCAATGTTATTACTTTTGAAGCATTAATGGACAATAGAACTAGCAGTATTAACAACCTCATTACGTTTTGTCAATTTCTGTTTGTCACATGTCAAGGACTTCCCAGCTTTATAGATTTTCGTCGACCTTTTCCTTACTTTAAGCCTCTGAAAACTCCCCTTCATGTCTATATCGTTTCTGTCTtcttattttatatttcatCTACGACGAATAATAATGTGTTTAAGTACAATATATCCATCCCAATTCATATTGTTTTCAGATGTTTTGGAACAGTTATAACCATGTTTACATGCTGGCTATTTAATGGTAGGAAATACACAAGGACTCAGATTTCATcaactttatttttgaccATTGGGGCTATCATTGCCTCATTGTACAAAGATTCCGATTTTCGGTACCAAGATTTGACACTAGAGACGTTAAAAATCAGAAATGACCAACCTGTAGATTCAACGTTCATTTTTGGTATTTGTGTATTAGTACTTTCATCATTCACATCGTCTTTACTTTCTGCATACAATGAGCGCACGTATCAAAAATATGGCAAGcattggaaagaaaatatctttTACAGCCACTTGTTATCATTACCCCTCTTTCTATTTAATCAAAAACAGTTAATTTACGAATATCGAGTAATGAGAAactctgaaaaaaaaatgtgttTAAATGTTGGTAGGAAGGTTAAAGTACCGCAAGCAGAAactttcctcttttttaaTGTGTTGACCCAATACTTTTGTGTCAAAGGTGTCAATATACTTGCTAGTAAAACGAATGCTCTAACACTTTCAATAACATTACTTCTAAGAAAGTTTATAAGTCTTTTATTGAGTGTCCAAGTTTTCGGTAATGGGCTTTCATATACCGGCTACTTTGGTGTTTCCCTAGTATTTCTTGGTGCCCTGATATACTCCCTTGGATCAATTCGTCCCAGGCTTAGAGATAAAAAGGCGTTAGGGAAGGGACAATAAACGTACGTTATTATTTAAGTTCAGATTAGATTTGTATAGTCTTTAACCATATGTATTCATAACGTTGCAGCGCAAGGTTCGGAGAACTCGCAAAGCGCCGCCGGCGCTTACCATTAactggaaaaaaatctgcTAAAAAACGTGTACATCAACTCGCTAACCTTTAAACCTCATTCAGGATTCGTGAAAGCTGAGAAACAGTATTACGGCAATGGAGCGGAGTAACAACAGTATGCAAAACTTGATTTCATGAATTCTGTATAAACAGCTTTATTCTAGTTTCAAgaagttttattttactaACAAcagtttatttttaaacttAATAGTCTTTCAATCGAAATATAACGAATACAAACAAATTCTAGAAGATTTGCAAACAAAGATTATAGAGTTGGGTCATGACAAAGATGAACACACTATAGTCCTCAAAACATTGAAAGATGCTGAACCTACAAGAAAATGTTACAGAATGATAGGTGGCGCACTTGTGGAAAGTGATGTTCAAACAAGTTTACCTATTCTTGAAACCAAGAAGGAAAACATAGAAGGTACAATCAATAAAATGAAGGAAACTTTAATACAAACTGCGCAAGAATTtgagaaatggaaaaaagaaaataagatcCAAGTTGTTAGAAATTAACCCGGTAATATAAACTTCTTTGATGTACTCATTCGACACGCAATAGTAAAAAGCATGATCAAAGTACagttatatatttatacaaGCGATTTATAAAGGATCATAAATGATGTGAGAACGTACACTAGTTTGTCTTTTTAAATGTCTCAAGTTCCTTACCAACAGAGGAAGTTgtaacaaaagaaataacgaaaaaaatcCAGGCTAAGATAACACCACAAACGACGCTGATATAAACCCAGGAATTACTAATTTCCCAACTTCTTGGATATTCATCATTAGCAAGATGACGGATAGCTTTAACATCCTTATCAGTAGTAGACGAAAGGCCAATCTTACGGTAATCAGTAAGGAAAGTAAACACACCGTGACGGTCTGGAAGTACGAATTCACCGGTAGAATAAAACTGGGTTTCAGAGTCATTCCCACTTGGTGACAACGTCAAACGGTAGTATGGATCCACCTGTTTTAATTCAAATTGAATGTCATCAGCAATGTGTGGTAGCCATCTTTCTCCATTCCATTCTGAAAAGCCTATAGAGTATATGACTTTATCCTTGATTTTGTAAGGCTCTTCATCGTAACTAGTACCATCTGCATGTGAGTGAATTGCATGCACACTTTTGATGAcggatttttctttgaatgtCCATTTTAGTAATTCTGTTGCGAATTCCTGGTTGGCGTCTtgatttttgttctttaagAAATCACTACTGCCAATCCAGACTAAACGGGCATTGTTTGAGTTTTGAAAACCGACTACAAGAAAACCCTGAGATCCGCTTGTCCAAGAGTTACCTTTGCCTTTGTACTCGGTGAAGGATGTTCTTGGAGAATTTAAAATCGGTACGATTTGTTCACGGTTTTCCAATAAAGCTGCTGAGCTTTCcccaaaaacaaaatgtCCACTTTCTTTGGCGTTGTAAACATGTTTGTTTAGAAGGTGGTCAGAAGAGACAACTAACTCGTCTGGAGAGGATGAGAAATAATCACGAAGGACGTGTCCTTTTGGACTTGGATATATACCCAActcattcaaaaataaacgAATCGTATTTGGAACAGCACCCGGGGAACTCATGCACAAAATATTaccttcatcttcaaagaatttgatTAACTGATTAACAGGGATTTGTCTACCTAAATTCTTGCCACCTTTGGTaggaaaaataatgatattatCGAATAATCTTTGTTCTTTATCATACAGATCGACAGCGGTGGAAGTACTATTGATTTCCAAATATTCTAATTTGTAATTCTTTTCCTCTAAAACTTTTAGATAGACTGAGTAGTCTTCCAATGGTTCCGTTGATTGGTCGTAAAGAACAAGCGTCTTCGAACTTTGGGTTCCCACAGCCAAAAGTGCCTGGAGAAGaatacaaaagaaaaaactccAAGTGTTGCGCATTCTGGAAAAActaagaacaaaaaatctaaaatcTCACCGTCAGTGATCGTATGAGTGCTCAACTTGACAGTCAAATCAGCGAATACACAACTATCCAAAGGTTTCTGCTTCTTAAGAGACGTGTTTGGTAATTTTCAAGCTTGACTTAGAATAAATGGGTTATGAGGTAACCCGCCCAAAGGATAGTGAAAATAGATTATGGGACATCATTGAAATATAGTATACTCATATATAGATACAGACAATTTAACGCTCCTTACCATAATCAAGAGGTCTCATCTTGTTGggttcattttttatatgtttCTGGCAACCATGATTCATCAACTTTCTTGACAGTAACCTTCTTGGTAGGTCTTTGAGTTGTTCTAGATTtcatataataataacttATACCTCCGATAATGGCTAAAAAGATGACCTGAACAGATAAAAACTGTggattgaaaaaagaaataggTGGACTAATAATTTCGAAAAGGGTTGGTGGTGCTGCTATTCTCATGGTCTCATTTAGCCTAGACGCTAATAAAATTGGAACCAAAAAATACTGTCCCTCAGGTAAATTCAAAGTAACGTCTTGTCCAAATTTCGAAGTTCCGTTAACTTCCATTTCGAAGGGCCCAACATTAGCAGCTGTAATATCCGCTACAGGATATCCATCTGGATAAGTGACAATTGTTCCATTCACACCGACAATGATGATGTTAGTATCTTCCAAATTAGTAACGTTATAAGCCAGTGTAGCGGTATCTTCAGCGTAAAACTCAAGGAATGCATTAAGACCTTCTGGTTCCCTTCCAACGACATCGTATTTCACCTCTATATTGATAGAAGGTGCCGCTACAGCTTCCGCGATTCCATGTTCCTGTTCGATATTGCTGCTATTGTTAGCTATCGTAGCAGTGGAAAGACCACTCAGAACATTCAATAAAGCAAATCCAATTAACCTAAAAAACTTCATATTCGCCAATTATAGTGAGGTGATGGAGAATATTTACCTATGCTATTCTATTAACTGTTCGTGTGTTCCCGTTTTCCATAATTTGCATCTTCATCTAAATATTTTAAGAGCAGGGTAACAAATAACTTACCCGACTACGAAACTAAGTATCTATTGTAACCATAGGAATAAAGCAAAGACATAGGGCCTACTTATAGCATCAAAAGAGCCCAGTtcatgaaaagagaaacatAGTTTCTTATCGATAGATATAGCCTTATGATTATCATACGAATTTTATTTAAATATACTGTAAAATGGCACCTTTCTCTATAATGAAATGTCACAACAATTAATGTTGATCGCACTCTGCGACTGCCTATCAGATCTGATTTGCTAGCTATTCTATATTTGGTGAATTTTCGTTATTTACTAAGATTTGTAACTATCGATATTAGCGTTCTTATAGAAACACGACAAGAGCAATGTTATTAGGAAATGGCGTACTATGATCAGAGGGTCAGGTTTCTACTATTAAAGCTTGCTAATTCGCGATTACAAGTGTGTCCAATGTTGctataatttctttctcttaaaaaattaaatcCCTAGAATTGATAATATCATCACCCACATTCAGCAACCCTGCATATATCTCTTTATTCTTCGTTATGATTGTTACAGACCGTGAAAAAAACTGCATACACAGAATCAAGATTATCGATATTTcaacttgaaaaagagagaatattcgcctttttttctaaattcTCTCATGCTTTCGTCAACACATTAGTTAAAGTTATCTGTCAAGGGAAGTTCAGTAGGAATTTCTCACTCCATAGATAATTTAACTCTCTTAAGTGAGACAACCAACAGAGAACAAGTATTTAAGCTTTGTTTAGTTGGCAAGGAAAAGGGGGAAACTGAAAACATCAGAAGATGACCTATTATCTATTCCTGCACATACGATATCCAGTACCCATGACTACAAGATGAAAGTTctaagcaaaaaaaatggtaataAATAATCACGTGTAAATTAAAAAACAGtttaaaataatattttaacattttcaaatattctttttttttacttttaaaATTATTTGTTAATTATAGAGAGTTGCGACTtccgaaaaaaaaaaagagttttCTTGGAAGGATTAATAATATCAGGTAGAGATGTTCAGTCttatatttcttgaaaCGTACATCATTTGTGACACAATTTCTAGAGTACTCATGTCCATTTTTAAGCAAGTTATGTTACTTGAGTTTGCGATCTGAAAAtttctttggaaagaaagattttctATATTTCAATTAAGCGCCAGATCAAGACGAAAGGTGTTTGAATAAGAAacaactatcatctatcGACTAGAGTTCGCACTActattatattatcataCATAGTgctagaagatgacataaatGTTAGAAACAAGCATCGAATTCGGTGGAAGCCGACACGTAAGGATTGATAGCGTAATAGGATAATAGATGACAATGTAGAAAACCGGAGGAAAGAATAGATATGCTATTGTGTAGACGAATCGATTACCTCTTGTGAATTCCTATAACCTTAGAAAGAACttttgatatattattcTATACACAAAATAATATGACTCCAATCAATAACGGAATCATAACAACAAACTGATAATCTGCCTGTTTCTCAGAACTGACCCCTGAATAGAAATATAACAGCAATGAAATGCTTGTTCTCTCGGCAGAAAGAGCCCGTCTGATGATTAAAAGTAGAAAATCTAAATTTGGAAGAGCAGCCAAACTATCGAGTGAACGACACAACAAGAGTGTCCTAAATTGGTGGATATATGAAAACAGACAGTTtagaaactttttcatGATTCAACAATCGTGGTCGAGGATTGAGCAATATATGAGTATAATGAGCGCATACACATGTGGCGACTCTTTTTTCCACCATAGCGGTAGCGCTTTTTTCGCGTCCTAATTaattctatttctttttgcagCGGATCCGAAAGATGGAATATGCCGTCGTGACCGAATACCACTCTCATTGCTGAAATTAGTAACTATCACGCCAggtaataatataaaaagtttttctcTGCATAGTGGCGCCTCAGCAGGGAGCTAATGTTTGCAAAAAAAGTGCCTTCGAACTTGCGTGAAATCGCCGCGAAAAGAAGCCAACAAATCACACTTTATGAACCCTGGCTGTCGGACGACTTAATCATGCAAATTCCAGAATGGCCGGACCGCTTGCATGCAACAGATGAAAAGGGCGTGCGAGTTTCCCTTGCTGCATATTTTTAACCTAAATAGGATACAAAACTATCGGCTTATCTTCTAAACACGCTTTTTCAGGATGATGTGCCACTACTGGCATTTATGTCTTAAAATATAATTCGTGAAGGAAATCTGAGGATGGGCTTAGGCCCCTACTGCAAAAGAATCTAACTTTCTGCACTTTGAAGCCtggaaatttcttctttgcaaaAACGTTGCATCGGAACAGATAAGGACAtattaagaaaatattataaaaagtCCCACATAAAAAAGTCATTTGCCAAATAATTTGCAAAATCTTGCTTTTCATTCTGAATGACGTGAACTTGTAATTTTTAAATtgaaataacaataattaCTGCGCGTTTGATGTTGGCATTCCGGAGACTTATTTTTAACCGAAGATCTTTCAGATCATGTACTGTACCAATCATAATTGGAAGTTTGCTCATCATTAtcgttctttttcaacCATTTACACACCGAGATAATACACTCATAAAGTCTCTACGGTCAAGCGATGCGAACAATACAAATAAAGGAGAATTGAGAGAAGAAGATCGCAAAGTGCTCATAGAGGCCTTCGGTTCTCCTGAAGTAGATCCAGTGTATAGTGTTCCAGTCTCTCCACTGGAGTTAGTTCCATTTTATGACCACTTTATAGacatgaaaagaaaatctagCTGGTTAATTAATAAAAAGAGTTATTACAAGCATTTCAGCGAGTTAAGCTTGACGGATAGGTGCAAATTTTATTTCCGCACGCTGTACGCATTGGACGATGAATGGACCAATAGTGTTCATAAATTATTGTACAACATTAATgatgcaaaagaaaataaaccaGTTAAGGGTCCGGATGGAAACACATTGGATGAAAATTCCGAGAAGCTCTACCACCGAAAGTATGACATGTTTCTAGCATTCGAGAGGATAAGGGCTTATGATAAATGTTTCATGCAAAATAATCCAGTTGATATTCGGGAAATTTTTCCAGGAAGCAACAAAGtgccaaaagaaaaggttcAATCAAATTTAATCAAAACGTTAAATGCCACATTTCCTGACTATGATACGAAGAACTTCAAGAAATACGACCAATTTGAAttcgaaaaaagaatgtatCCATTTATAAATAACTTTACCACAGATACTTTCCGTGAAATAATCCCAAAGATTACGTCTCCCTTTGGAGAAGTACTAGAACAAGGTGTATTACCCAAGTTGAACCATAAAACGGGTGAACTGGCCGTGTTCGAATGTGAATATAACCCAACAAAAACCTTCTGGTCAAATTGGAGAGATATGAGCGCTAAAGTAGCCGATCGTGGTATTATACTGAGTTTAGGTCCTAACCAGTTTGCATTAGCCGTTAAGCTTATCGCTGCTCTAAGGTTTCAGGGGAATAAGTTGCCAATTCAGATTGTATACAGAGGAAATGAGCTGTCACAGGAGCTAGTAGACAAACTCATATACGCCGCCAGAAGTCCCGATTTCAAACCAGTGAAAAATAACTATGATAATTCCACTAATGTTCCACAGAATATTTGGTTCCTAGATGTCTCTAATACTATACACCCCAAATGGCGGGATGACTTCGGTAGTTATAAAAGTAAATGGCTGGTAgttcttttcaatcttttccAAGAATTTGTCTTTCTGGACATCGATGCCATTAGTTACCAAGAAATCGATAAGTACTTCGACACGCCGGAATACCAGAAAACAGGGACTGTTTTTTATAGAGAAAGAGCTCTCACAGAAACGCTAGATGGGAGGTGTGTTGCTAGATATGAAACCCTTTTACCTAGAAAGCTTGAATCGAAAAATTTCCAGAACTTACTCACTATTGATCCTGATACTGTTCTCAATAAATGTGATGAGTTATTAACAACAGAGGAGtacattttcaaatctatGTTTCGCCATAAAGGACAACATCAGTTAGAAGCTGGCTTATTTGCTATAGATAAGTCAAAACACGTATTACCTTTAGTGCTCGCCAG
This genomic stretch from Saccharomyces mikatae IFO 1815 strain IFO1815 genome assembly, chromosome: 5 harbors:
- the MNN1 gene encoding alpha-1,3-mannosyltransferase MNN1 (similar to Saccharomyces cerevisiae MNN1 (YER001W)), which codes for MLAFRRLIFNRRSFRSCTVPIIIGSLLIIIVLFQPFTHRDNTLIKSLRSSDANNTNKGELREEDRKVLIEAFGSPEVDPVYSVPVSPLELVPFYDHFIDMKRKSSWLINKKSYYKHFSELSLTDRCKFYFRTLYALDDEWTNSVHKLLYNINDAKENKPVKGPDGNTLDENSEKLYHRKYDMFLAFERIRAYDKCFMQNNPVDIREIFPGSNKVPKEKVQSNLIKTLNATFPDYDTKNFKKYDQFEFEKRMYPFINNFTTDTFREIIPKITSPFGEVLEQGVLPKLNHKTGELAVFECEYNPTKTFWSNWRDMSAKVADRGIILSLGPNQFALAVKLIAALRFQGNKLPIQIVYRGNELSQELVDKLIYAARSPDFKPVKNNYDNSTNVPQNIWFLDVSNTIHPKWRDDFGSYKSKWLVVLFNLFQEFVFLDIDAISYQEIDKYFDTPEYQKTGTVFYRERALTETLDGRCVARYETLLPRKLESKNFQNLLTIDPDTVLNKCDELLTTEEYIFKSMFRHKGQHQLEAGLFAIDKSKHVLPLVLASMIHLARDTGGCTHGDKENFWLGFLASGHPYALQEVYSGAIGDYVKKTELDGKRQEAAIEICSGQIAHMSVDKKTLLWVNGGGTFCKHESAAEKDWEKEGDISKFKEQFKTIEDMKQYYYLTPISSKYVILPDPKSKDWHRASPGACQGYIWCATHKTLLKPFSYSDRTTHGQLISLDDDQRLLIDSVNTVWLHANKDQTRAFTKDEIKDLENSKHK
- the IRC22 gene encoding Irc22p (similar to Saccharomyces cerevisiae IRC22 (YEL001C); ancestral locus Anc_7.144), whose product is MKFFRLIGFALLNVLSGLSTATIANNSSNIEQEHGIAEAVAAPSINIEVKYDVVGREPEGLNAFLEFYAEDTATLAYNVTNLEDTNIIIVGVNGTIVTYPDGYPVADITAANVGPFEMEVNGTSKFGQDVTLNLPEGQYFLVPILLASRLNETMRIAAPPTLFEIISPPISFFNPQFLSVQVIFLAIIGGISYYYMKSRTTQRPTKKVTVKKVDESWLPETYKK
- the WBP1 gene encoding dolichyl-diphosphooligosaccharide-protein glycotransferase (similar to Saccharomyces cerevisiae WBP1 (YEL002C); ancestral locus Anc_7.140), with the protein product MRNTWSFFFCILLQALLAVGTQSSKTLVLYDQSTEPLEDYSVYLKVLEEKNYKLEYLEINSTSTAVDLYDKEQRLFDNIIIFPTKGGKNLGRQIPVNQLIKFFEDEGNILCMSSPGAVPNTIRLFLNELGIYPSPKGHVLRDYFSSSPDELVVSSDHLLNKHVYNAKESGHFVFGESSAALLENREQIVPILNSPRTSFTEYKGKGNSWTSGSQGFLVVGFQNSNNARLVWIGSSDFLKNKNQDANQEFATELLKWTFKEKSVIKSVHAIHSHADGTSYDEEPYKIKDKVIYSIGFSEWNGERWLPHIADDIQFELKQVDPYYRLTLSPSGNDSETQFYSTGEFVLPDRHGVFTFLTDYRKIGLSSTTDKDVKAIRHLANDEYPRSWEISNSWVYISVVCGVILAWIFFVISFVTTSSVGKELETFKKTN